A stretch of Methylogaea oryzae DNA encodes these proteins:
- a CDS encoding cytochrome c3 family protein, which produces MSAKALWTGAILVTLLIGGYLGYALFAHTPLAQAGKALFLPGPATHGHYQIELACSACHKPFQGAPQKACVDCHGEALKAAEDSHSNRKFTDPRNAAMLRQVDALRCVTCHREHRPEQTRAMDVTQPDDFCYACHNDVAKERPSHKDFAPDSCANAGCHNYHDNKALYEDFLAAHLHEPDHKQPALLPLRNLAEQVPAGQRKPPLADKDANAPAGVSLPPEQLRAWAETSHAKSGINCADCHQAKQPNGQPAAWQDRLDDKACQTCHKGESKGFLAGKHGMRLAQGLPPMSPGQARLPMQAEAHDKTLGCTACHDVHAFDTRRAAVESCLGCHDDGHSRSYKQSPHYRLWQAETEGKGAKGSGVSCASCHLPRLAEKNDGRTDVHVEHNQSMNLHPNEKMVRGVCMQCHGLGYSLDALADKALVKSNFDRKPAEHLRSLDMAEERQRSKGKNKNRQ; this is translated from the coding sequence ATGTCAGCCAAAGCCCTGTGGACCGGCGCCATTCTCGTCACCTTGCTGATCGGCGGCTATCTCGGCTATGCGCTGTTCGCCCATACGCCGCTGGCCCAAGCGGGCAAAGCGCTGTTTCTGCCCGGCCCGGCCACCCACGGCCACTACCAAATCGAACTGGCCTGCTCCGCCTGCCACAAGCCCTTCCAAGGCGCACCGCAAAAAGCATGCGTGGATTGCCACGGCGAAGCGCTGAAGGCGGCCGAGGACAGCCACTCCAACCGCAAATTCACCGACCCGCGCAACGCCGCCATGTTGCGGCAGGTGGACGCGTTGCGTTGCGTCACCTGCCACCGCGAGCATCGCCCGGAGCAGACGCGCGCCATGGACGTCACCCAGCCCGACGACTTCTGCTACGCCTGCCATAACGACGTCGCCAAGGAGCGCCCCAGCCACAAGGATTTCGCTCCGGACAGCTGCGCCAACGCCGGCTGCCACAACTACCACGACAACAAGGCGCTGTACGAGGATTTCCTGGCCGCCCATCTGCACGAGCCGGATCACAAGCAACCGGCGCTGCTGCCGTTGCGCAATCTGGCGGAACAAGTGCCGGCCGGCCAGCGCAAGCCGCCTTTGGCGGACAAGGACGCCAACGCGCCCGCCGGCGTGTCGTTGCCGCCGGAGCAACTGCGCGCCTGGGCGGAAACGTCTCACGCCAAAAGCGGCATCAACTGCGCCGATTGCCACCAAGCCAAGCAGCCCAACGGCCAGCCCGCCGCCTGGCAAGACCGGCTCGACGACAAAGCCTGCCAAACCTGCCACAAGGGCGAAAGCAAAGGCTTCCTCGCCGGCAAGCACGGCATGCGCCTAGCCCAGGGCCTGCCTCCCATGAGCCCCGGCCAAGCGCGCCTGCCCATGCAGGCCGAGGCGCACGACAAAACGCTGGGTTGCACTGCCTGCCACGACGTCCACGCCTTCGACACCCGCCGCGCGGCGGTGGAATCCTGCCTGGGCTGCCACGACGACGGCCACAGCCGCTCGTACAAACAATCCCCGCACTACCGCCTATGGCAGGCCGAAACGGAAGGCAAAGGCGCGAAAGGCAGCGGCGTCTCCTGCGCCAGCTGCCATTTGCCGCGCCTGGCCGAGAAAAACGACGGACGGACGGACGTTCATGTGGAACACAACCAAAGCATGAACCTGCATCCCAACGAAAAAATGGTCCGCGGCGTATGCATGCAGTGCCACGGCCTGGGCTATTCCCTGGATGCGCTGGCCGACAAAGCATTGGTGAAAAGCAACTTCGACCGCAAGCCGGCCGAGCACCTGCGTAGCCTGGACATGGCCGAAGAGCGCCAGCGCTCCAAGGGGAAAAATAAAAATCGCCAATAA
- a CDS encoding Tll0287-like domain-containing protein: MKTTKACAGILAIGIAAATALPGCDQLSGKSGGIQPQTMADALHAVLAADRAVYADSVVNRLANQEKVIKATEHWKDDKSLPLPAQVFRMGSETVAEQGHNFSYALLSLWPINKKNEAKTEAEKTGLQFVTDHPGENYYGEEELGGKRYFTAVYADKAVSEACAACHNRHADSPRTDFKLNDVMGGVVVRIPLDN, encoded by the coding sequence ATGAAAACGACGAAAGCCTGCGCGGGCATTTTGGCAATCGGCATCGCGGCCGCAACGGCGCTGCCGGGCTGCGACCAATTGAGCGGCAAGAGCGGCGGCATCCAGCCGCAAACCATGGCGGACGCCCTGCACGCCGTACTGGCGGCGGATCGGGCGGTGTATGCCGACAGCGTGGTCAATCGCCTGGCCAACCAGGAAAAAGTGATCAAAGCCACCGAGCACTGGAAGGACGACAAGAGCCTGCCGCTGCCGGCGCAAGTGTTCCGCATGGGCTCGGAAACCGTGGCCGAGCAAGGCCACAACTTCAGCTACGCCCTGTTGTCCTTGTGGCCCATCAACAAGAAAAACGAAGCGAAAACGGAAGCGGAAAAAACCGGCCTGCAATTCGTGACGGATCACCCCGGGGAAAACTACTACGGCGAGGAAGAACTCGGCGGCAAGCGCTACTTCACCGCCGTCTACGCCGACAAAGCGGTGTCCGAAGCCTGCGCCGCCTGCCATAACCGTCACGCCGACAGTCCCCGAACCGACTTCAAGCTGAACGACGTCATGGGCGGCGTCGTGGTGCGCATTCCCCTCGACAACTAA
- a CDS encoding group I truncated hemoglobin: MLEKLKSLLGMQPSLYARVGGGAAMDAAVDIFYRKVLDDSCIRYLFEDVDMDQQRAKQKRFLSMVCGGPDKFTGLQMREAHAHLLALGLNDEHFDHIMEHLRTSLESCGVKPPDLTQILDVAESFREDVLGR; encoded by the coding sequence ATGTTGGAGAAACTCAAATCGCTGTTGGGCATGCAGCCTAGCCTATACGCAAGAGTCGGCGGCGGAGCGGCCATGGATGCCGCGGTCGATATTTTCTACCGCAAGGTGTTGGACGATTCCTGCATCCGTTACCTCTTCGAAGACGTGGACATGGATCAACAGCGGGCCAAGCAAAAACGCTTCCTGTCCATGGTCTGCGGCGGCCCCGACAAATTCACCGGCCTGCAAATGCGCGAGGCCCACGCCCACCTGCTGGCCTTGGGCCTGAACGACGAGCATTTCGATCACATCATGGAACATTTGCGCACGTCGCTGGAATCCTGCGGCGTCAAGCCGCCGGATCTGACGCAGATCCTCGACGTGGCGGAAAGCTTCCGCGAGGACGTGCTGGGGCGTTGA